GACGAGCGTGAAGTCCTCGCCGAACCGCTCCTCGAAGACGTCGACTTCGGTTCCGGAGCGAATGCCGTCGATCAGCACCGTCTCGTGGTCCTCGAGTCGATCCTCGATCATCGGGAGCGAGCGCTCGGCGATCGCCGCCGGTCCGTTCTCGTCGCGCAGGGTCTGCGCGACTTTCCCGTGGTCTTTCGCCGGATCGAGGCCCCGATCGGCCGTCTCCTGGCGGACGACGTCGCCCATCGTCACGACCGGGATGCCCTCCTCGCGTGCGACGGTCGCGGCTTCGCCTTTCCCGCTGCCGGGGAGCCCCACCGTTCCGATGACGTGCATCGGGAGTGGATACAGGCGACGCCTGCATAAGGACTGTGTTCGTCGGGCGGGCGGGAGCGACCCCCGTTTCCCGTTCGCTAAGCCCCGTTTCGGTCCGCGCAACTGGGGTAGTGCTGTCGTACCGTCGGGGTCGCGGTATCGACGGCCCCGATCCGGACGGGGTCGCGGCGTCGACGATCCCGATTTGGGTACGCTCGTCGCAGCGGGTTCGGATCTGGGGGGTGGCAGGCGGACCGCACTCGCGGGAGCGTTCGTTGCCCGACTGGAAACGGTGGCCGCGTTCGCAACCGTTCAGCCGTCCCGATCGGACGATCGATAATTTGCCTGAACTCGGGACTACGATTCGTAACTGACTGTCCCCCTTATTGGCTGTTTCACTGTCGCTTCGGACGCACGCCATGACAGACAGACTCCTCGACAGGCGCCGATTCACCACGGTCGTCGGCGCTGGTGTGGTCGCTGCGGTTGCCGGCTGTATGGACGACGAGAACGTGGACGATTCGGCGGGTGGCGATTCCGGGAACGACGACACCGTCGGTGACGAGACGGACGACGGTGGGATGGGCGACGGCAACGAGACGGACGATAGCGGAATGGGCGACGGCAACGAGACGGACGACGGCGGGATGGGCGACGACGAAAATACCACTGCCGACGAGAACGCCACCGCTCCCGACGACGAGGAGGACGACCCCGACGATTCCGACGCATAACGATCGCAGCTGCGGACGCTCCCACTTCTTCCGAGCGGCCACGGTCGCCCCACCCGTGCCGTTCCGATGGCTGACGGCTCTTCGGTACGAGTCGATCGACCGGTACCGTTATTCTCGACTCTTGCCATGCCTGCAACGTGACCCAGCGATCGCTCTTCGTCCGTGCGCTCTGGTTCGTCCTCGTCGGCTGGTGGCTCACCCCGATCGTCGTCAACATCGCGTGGGCGCTGAACGTAACCGTGCTCCTCGCCCCCGTCGGAATCACGCTGATCAATCTCGTCCCGACCGTCCTCACGCTCCAGGAGCCGCGATCGGTTTCGAACCCCGACGTGGCCCGCGGCCAGCACTCGCTGCTGGTCCGGGCGCCGTACTTCGTCTTCGTCGGCTGGTGGTTGAGTTTCGTCTGGGCCAACGTGGCGGCGCTCCTGGCGATTACGATTATCGGGCTGCCGATCGCGATCTGGCTGATCAACCGGCTCCCGTTCGTGACATCGCTGTACCGCTTTCACGGCTAGTCGCGGGCGGAAATCCACACTGCTTATGCTGATCGATCGTTGATTCGTACGCGGGGGCACGTAGCTCAGTCCGGATAGAGCGTCGGACTTCTATCCCTAGCGCGATCGCGGTGGGGGAAGACATCCGACGGTCGTGGGTTCAAATCCCATCGTGCCCGTACGAAAACTGTCGTTTTAGGACTTCTACTTAGAAGTCCGCGAGAGCACCGCTACCAGTTAGATTCGACTCATTCCCGACCAGCGACTCGTCCTGAGAATCTGGACTTCGTTCAGCGGTTGAACGCCCCCTTTCGCAGTCCGGCGATTTCCATTGTCGGAGACGTCGCGAGGTGGTCGGCGTGAGCCTTGCTCCGTGGCCACCGGAAGACCGATCGATGTGCCGGCACTGCGGAGCCCACGTCACCGATCAATTCCGTCGGGTCTTCGGTGACGATCGCGATCGAGCCCATCGCTGTAGCGAGTGCGATAGCTACCGTCGATTGAGCCGCGGGTCCGCAGCTGGCGTGGATGTCGAGATTCCGGACCCGGAGACGTCACCCGGCCGTCACGGAGGTGAGGCGAATGCGTGACGGCCTGTTCGTTCCGGCGAGTCAGCTGTACGACGTCGAGTCGCGGACGCCCATAGCCCATCCGGCCCATCACGCGACCGACGAGCAGGTTCGTCGTGCCGTCGAGAATCGAGGTGAATCGGCGTGAGTCGCCTCGTCGAATCCGACGAGTGCGAGCGCTGCGACGATCGCGTCGATGCGTTTCGTCGGCTCTGTTCGGACTGCACGCGTGAGGTTCGTGACGCGCGGGAGGGTCCGCTATGAGTTCGCGGACGTCAGAACTCGAGAGTCCGAAGGCCAGCGGTGACGCGATCGAGGCGACGGTCGTCCAGGACGTCGACGAGTTCGAGCACGTCGGCGACCGGACGGCCACCTGGCACGACGCCAAGACGACCACGCTCCTGGAGCCGCGACGATCGCTGCCGTTCTACGGGATCGTCCTCGTCGAGCCGGCAGTTCCAGTCGAAATCAAGGGCTGTCAGGTCGAGACGGGTAACGGTGACCGATCGACCCGCGGTCGGTTCTACGTCAAGCGGTCGGCGCACGAGCAGCTGCTCGAGGCCGCGGGGATGTACCTGTTCGTGGTCTACCTGCCGCGACCGGGACTGCCACAGATCGCCCGCGCGATCGTCCCCGCGACGATCGTCGACGAACTCCTGGCCGGTCGGTGGTACGACGTCGGCGGCGAGCGATCGGAGTCCGAGGTCGCGAAACTCGCGTGGTCGCACGTGATCGATCCGGCGGGTGTCGATCCCGCGGTGACCGTGGGTGATCGCCCGTGAGTTCCGACGTCGATCACCCTCGCCCCGATCGCGCCGACCTCGACGATCGCGACCTCGAGGCGGAACTCGTGAATTCGAGGGCGGGCCACGTCGGCATCCCCGTCGATGCGATTTGCGTGGGCTGTGGGCGGATTCGGGTTAAGCGGGCCGATCCCGAAGAAATGGGCCAGGATCCGCAGGTCGATCCGACCGAACTCGAGACGAGAGACCTCACCTCGTTTAAACACGTCTGCTACCCGTGTCAGGGAGCGACGTGGTGGAACCCGATAGCGGTGCTGACCGGCTTGCTCGAGCGTGAGCGAGGTGAGTAGCGGTGCTGCAAGTAGCGACAGCACCGCACGAGATCGAGGGCCGCTGGAAGTGGCCGGACTGGGATCGTGGTCCGTACGACGCACTGTCGTCGGTGATGCTCGGGCCGCCGTTCGAGGGCTACCTCGAGGTGAGTACGGAGGTCGACGGCGAACCGTGGCGGCTCCAGGTGAGCTACAG
The nucleotide sequence above comes from Halosolutus halophilus. Encoded proteins:
- a CDS encoding YccF domain-containing protein, which encodes MTQRSLFVRALWFVLVGWWLTPIVVNIAWALNVTVLLAPVGITLINLVPTVLTLQEPRSVSNPDVARGQHSLLVRAPYFVFVGWWLSFVWANVAALLAITIIGLPIAIWLINRLPFVTSLYRFHG
- a CDS encoding DUF7563 family protein, giving the protein MCRHCGAHVTDQFRRVFGDDRDRAHRCSECDSYRRLSRGSAAGVDVEIPDPETSPGRHGGEANA
- a CDS encoding AAA family ATPase, with translation MHVIGTVGLPGSGKGEAATVAREEGIPVVTMGDVVRQETADRGLDPAKDHGKVAQTLRDENGPAAIAERSLPMIEDRLEDHETVLIDGIRSGTEVDVFEERFGEDFTLVSIEAPFEVRAERIDARGRDADETDGGEGLAARDERERGFGMDDAMARADVVVENTDTLETFHDRIRAIVRDGVDREVSHR